Proteins from one Apis cerana isolate GH-2021 linkage group LG11, AcerK_1.0, whole genome shotgun sequence genomic window:
- the LOC107995941 gene encoding probable chitinase 10 codes for MILWLTLIFVTSVAAGPPYRKTIPDILQPPPWDSVEETDVEIINVPLFQRDAVEGPPTIDSPSLDPAITHEDYGSRRFPLRDAVEALPSNKIDSQVDNLPLQNFRDDRVPLRDAVEHREAPFFGNVDHESIWIEPLAPPTLTRTEQIINPKVVCHLDSSAVHRVEPFSLFPQSIPHHRCSHLIYIAATLDPEKMVIVSRDREYDEIKGGYKTVTGHRSRDPALQVLVSISVPNRGKLFSELTKNYCALHCEKFAKSIINFLQTHDFDGVEIDWEGSANHSNDFKLLLRTIRKLFVDQQYVLAVVQRPEDPVDLEISSVADLLLLRAWRDSPAFRREKLALHLAPLKYVARVTNKWIDRVPREHRSKIVLGLSVFGQGYTLKFENFTNAGAPIVGPGIENTHDKQKNGRMAYYEICEKLEEGLWTAGRDEEGPYIKRGDQWIGYEDPLTVKIKIAYIRSMKLGGVSLWSLDLDDFQGICGNSWPMLNAATESIGFYDETQLGKCSTDGLSIDPQNCSGFYSCHNGVRYRGQCGPGKYFNSNNGRCIKTNSNVCKSGQFNRIQEDRYQSEIRESQKLQHLEIKSEKGLRVVCYVTSWSLYRKGDGLFVPERLNSRLCTDIIYAFAGLNPDTLLIQPLDPWVDIEYNLYERVTKLKGSRVLLAIGGWTDSTGDKYSRLVSSGVIRRKFVSATINFLKKHNFDGLSFEWNYPKCWQSNCKKGPDTDKPNFTKLIQELKNAFDQQEPKLTLAVAFSGYKEVIDRAYEVREISKIADFISVMTYDYHGAWESKTGHLSPLFGNAADINPYYNINSTMEYLVNLGAEKSKLLVGIPLYGQAYRLSSENLANLGDPTTGPGTAGEFTKQPGMLAYYEICDRIKYKGWKTGLGPSAYLKDQWVGYDDRESVYAKGEYILQSGYGGATLWTVDLDDFLNRCCSESFPLLKSINRALGRLKNKEFSEGCQRPAEPITPQPPTLTTHSDAVEETPRPTTPMTKPTMWPTWTEKPSTSTQHTSTTWPTWTWKPSKKPDTTTTMSSTTISWTQSTNAWTSTKKPSTVELTEVTENVEKPTDSSKPGTSCMIGEYVPDPESCKNYFRCVLGELQREQCAPGLHWDARRSICDWPAAAKCQVETVGSVTQRPSWTATTVKTTTTTTKKPSSTLAVWPSSTTQKPIFMNGSNEKPQKNCVHGQYYSYPNSCTSFSICVNGNLISQQCGPGLNWNKEKSMCDWAFKNPCIEKPKKTAPLLATDIKSMPCTPESYSSVPGDCESFKACLWGRYEVFRCAPGLHFNQRTRICDWPSRANCQDNSVSTDDQDSDDKPIRPSSTEKPWAASTTQATTALPSAVIHPEKVSPLSGYYKIVCYFTNWAWYRRGVGRYVPENIDHTLCTHIVYGFAVLDYSDLIIKAHDSWADYDNRFYERVVAYKKRGLKVSLALGGWNDSAGDKYSRLVNSPTARKKFIAQAVQFLEKYDFDGLDLDWEYPVCWQVDCKKGPPSDKQGFADLLKELSNELRPRGLLLSSAVSPSKQVIDKGYDVPALAKYLDWIAVMTYDYHGQWDKKTGHVAPLYYHPNDDYYYFNANYSINYWIAKGAPRRKIVMGMPLYGQSFSINDPSAGTGLNVAASGGQAGEFTRAAGFLSYYEICDRIRNRGWNVVQDSQRRMGPYAHKGNQWVSFDDAEMIRRKAEYIRSMGLGGGMVWALDLDDFRDRCGEGPHPLMHTIQKVLANPPNEDEKPEKPSITVEDLDQDAAVPTVAPATVETPVPSSTSTDRVQFENGFKVVCYFTNWAWYRQEGGKFLPEDVDTDLCTHVLYGFAVLDGSQLRIKSHDPWADIDNKFYERIAALQSKGIKVLMAIGGWNDSAGDKYSRLVNSPSARQRFIENVIQFIEKYKFEGLDLDWEYPVCWQVDCNKGPASDKEGFASLVKELSEKFKPKGLLLSAAVSPSKRVIDTGYDVPTLAKYLDWISVMTYDYHGQWDKKTGHVAPLYHLPNDWEPTFNANFSIHYWIEKGAPARKLVMGAPLYGQSFSLAERTQRGLNAPTYGGGEAGEATRARGFLSYYEICERTLKKGWTVVQDKKRRIGPYAFKGDQWVSFDDARQIKLKAEFIKDLNLGGGMVWALDLDDFKNRCNCEPSPLLRTMNRVLRNYPKGPLCPVTSEFMTIDIGETSVESTTSEQPSWEATTSHRPMYLPPTTADPCTDTDDTIEIEAEPPLIGTSPEDCGGRVFVPHKKDCSKYFLCNFGKLTEHSCPPGLYWNENRCDWPENTKCKSSQRQSNQLLPLIFAPETDEKKVICYVTKWGRKRSGAGQFLPEDIDPNLCTHIVFGPVKVDPERLTVQSPQSSSQKEFFDKIVDIKNKNGLKILLSLGGWEESKNNKYSKLAHNPVERQRFARHVSLYIQNHGFDGLDLLWEYPVCWQVDCTRGPLSDREAFAALLKELSIALKSKGLLLSTAVSASKEVIDVAYDVPALIKYVDWMNVMSYDYHSNLESKTGHVAPLYHNPNEQTKYLNVNFSITYWLEQGVPSNKLVMGIPTYGQSFTLLRKSQRNETPGFNVKVSGPGYTGDFTKSPGMLAYYEICDNVKNKNWSAIKDPKNLVGPYATRNDQWVSYEDISSVTQKAKFIRDLNLSGALIWSLDLDDFKNQCGCGKYPLTTALSQGIRGERELRMDCT; via the exons ATGATTCTCTGGCTAACCTTAATCTTCGTGACTTCGGTAGCTGCAGGACCACCTTATAGAAAGACAATACCTGATATATTACAACCACCTCCATGGGATTCTGTAGAAGAAACAGACGTAGAAATCATCAATGTGCCATTGTTTCAACGTGATGCTGTCGAAGGTCCACCAACGATCGATTCACCGTCGTTAGATCCCGCCATTACTCACGAGGATTACGGATCTCGAAGGTTTCCTTTGCGCGATGCAGTCGAAGCGTTGCCCTCAAATAAGATCGATTCTCAAGTCGATAATTTACCCCTGCAGAATTTCAGAGA CGATCGAGTGCCTTTAAGAGATGCCGTTGAACATCGTGAAGCTCCCTTCTTTGGGAACGTCGATCACGAATCGATTTGGATCGAGCCATTAGCTCCACCAACGTTAACAAGAACGGAACAAATCATTAATCCAAAAGTGGTTTGCCATTTAGACTCTAGCGCGGTACACAGAGTAGAgccattttctttgtttcctcAATCCATACCACACCACCGATGCAGCCATTTGATATACATCGCGGCCACTTTAG atCCAGAGAAGATGGTTATCGTATCGAGAGATCGCGAATATGACGAGATCAAGG GTGGATACAAAACAGTAACGGGACATCGATCGAGGGATCCAGCGTTGCAAGTGCTCGTTTCGATCTCGGTTCCAAATCgaggaaaattgttttctGAACTAACCAAAAACTATTGCGCTCTCCACTGCGAAAAATTTGCCAAATCCATCATAAACTTTCTCCAAACGCACGACTTCGACGGAGTGGAAATCGACTGGGAAGGATCGGCGAATCATTCGAACGATTTCAAACTATTGTTGAGGACGATTAGAAAGCTTTTCGTTGATCAACAATACGTTCTTGCAGTGGTTCAAAGGCCAGAAGATCCGGTTGATCTAGAAATTAGTTCTGTGGCCGATCTGCTTCTTCTGAGAGCGTGGAGGGACAGTCCAGCTTTCAGAAGGGAAAAATTGGCACTTCATCTGGCTCCTCTGAAATACGTAGCTCGAGTGACTAACAAATGGATCGATCGTGTGCCGAGAGAACATAGATCAAAGATCGTTCTTGGTTTATCCGTGTTTGGACAAGGATATACATTGAAATTCGAGAACTTTACGAATGCTGGCGCGCCTATCGTTGGACCAGGAATCGAGAATACACATGACAAGCAGAAAAACGGAAGGATGGCTTATTACGAA ATATGTGAGAAACTGGAAGAAGGATTGTGGACTGCCGGAAGAGACGAAGAAGGACCGTACATAAAACGTGGAGATCAATGGATTGGTTACGAGGATCCGTTGACTGTGAAAATCAAAATAGCATACATTAGATCGATGAAGCTTGGCGGAGTTTCTTTGTGGTCTCTCGATTTGGATGATTttcaa GGTATTTGCGGAAACTCGTGGCCCATGTTAAACGCTGCAACGGAATCGATAGGCTTTTACGACGAGACGCAACTGGGAAAATGTTCTACAGATGGACTTTCTATCGATCCCCAGAATTGTTCAGGATTTTACTCTTGTCACAACG GAGTACGATATCGGGGTCAATGTGGACCcgggaaatatttcaattcgaaCAACGGTCGTTGCATAAAAACGAATTCGAATGTTTGTAAATCCGGCCAATTCAATCGAATTCAAGAAGATCGTTATCAGAGTGAAATAAGAGAGTCACAAAAATTGCAACATTTAGAGATCAAGTCGGAAAAGGGTCTCCGAGTAGTGTGCTACGTGACTTCATGGTCGTTATATCGCAAAGGAGATGGATTATTTGTTCCAGAACGTCTAAACTCTCGTTTATGTACAGATATAATTTATGCGTTTGCTGGACTGAATCCTGATACGTTGCTTATTCAACCGTTGGATCCCTGGGTTGACATAGAATATA atttgtaCGAACGAGTGACAAAATTGAAAGGATCAAGAGTGTTATTAGCCATAGGAGGATGGACAGATAGCACTGGTGATAAATATTCTCGTTTAGTCAGTAGCGGTGTTATTCGTCGCAAGTTCGTTTCAGCcacgataaatttcttaaaaaagcaTAACTTCGATGGTCTGTCCTTCGAATGGAATTATCCAAAATGCTGGCAAAGCAACTGTAAAAAAGGACCGGATACCGACAAACCCAATTTCACCAAATTGATCCAGGAATTGAAAAATGCGTTCGACCAACAAGAACCAAAGTTAACACTTGCTGTGGCCTTTTCTGGCTACAAAGAGGTGATCGATAGAGCCTATGAAGTgcgagaaatttcaaaaatagcgGATTTTATATCTGTAATGACGTACGATTATCATGGTGCTTGGGAGTCGAAAACGGGGCATTTGTCACCTTTGTTCGGAAACGCTGCCGATATTAATCCGTACTACAACATC aaTTCCACGATGGAGTACTTGGTTAACCTTGGAGCAGAAAAATCGAAGCTTCTGGTAGGGATACCTTTGTATGGACAGGCTTATCGATTATCCAGTGAAAATCTGGCAAATCTTGGCGATCCGACAACTGGTCCTGGAACTGCTGGAGAATTTACAAAGCAACCTGGAATGCTGGCGTATTACGAAATTTGTGATAGAATCAAATACAAGGGTTGGAAAACTGGTTTAG gTCCAAGTGCTTACCTCAAAGACCAATGGGTGGGCTACGACGACCGGGAGAGTGTCTACGCGAAGGGGGAATACATTTTACAAAGTGGTTATGGAGGTGCAACACTGTGGACCGTAGACTTGGACGATTTCTTAAATCGTTGCTGTTCGGAGTCGTTCCCACTATTAAAGAGTATAAATCGTGCATTGG GTCGTTTAAAAAACAAGGAATTTTCTGAAGGATGCCAACGACCAGCAGAACCAATTACACCGCAACCTCCAACGTTGACAACTCACAGTGATGCCGTGGAAGAGACTCCACGGCCAACCACACCGATGACTAAACCAACCATGTGGCCAACGTGGACTGAAAAGCCAAGCACAAGCACTCAGCATACGAGTACAACCTGGCCCACCTGGACTTGGAAACCAAGCAAGAAACCAGACACAACGACTACCATGAGCAGTACTACAATCTCTTGGACCCAATCCACCAACGCATGGACTTCAACCAA aaagccATCAACAGTGGAATTAACGGAAGTAACGGAAAATGTGGAAAAACCAACGGATTCTTCAAAGCCGGGAACGTCGTGTATGATAGGAGAATATGTACCAGACCCTGAAAGTTGTAAAAACTACTTTAGATGCGTGCTCGGCGAATTGCAACGCGAACAATGCGCGCCTGGATTGCATTGGGATGCAAGACGAAGCATTTGCGATTGGCCAGCTGCAGCGAAATGTCAAGTGGAAACTG TAGGTTCTGTTACCCAGAGACCATCGTGGACCGCGACGACTGTTaaaaccaccaccaccaccacgaaGAAACCATCATCTACGTTGGCAGTGTGGCCATCCTCCACCACCCAGAAACCGATCTTCATGAATGGTTCCAACGAGAAACCACAAAAGAATTGCGTCCACGGCCAGTATTACTCCTATCCAAATTCCTGCACGAGCTTCAGTATTTGCGTGAATGGGAATTTAATCTCTCAACAGTGTGGGCCAGGATTGAATTGGAACAAAGAGAAAAGTATGTGCGATTGGGCGTTCAAGAATCCTTGCATCGAGAAACCGAAAAAGACAGCTCCGTTGCTTGCGACGGATATCAAGTCCATG CCATGCACTCCTGAAAGCTACTCCAGCGTTCCAGGCGATTGCGAAAGTTTCAAGGCGTGTTTGTGGGGTCGGTATGAGGTGTTCCGTTGCGCTCCTGGATTGCACTTTAATCAGAGAACTCGTATATGCGACTGGCCATCCAGAGCCAATTGCCAAGATAACTCTGTGTCGACGGACGACCAGGATTCCGACGATAAACCGATTCGTCCATCCAGTACCGAAAAACCTTGGGCAGCGAGCACCACACAAGCAACAACCGCCTTACCATCGGCCGTGATACATCCTGAGAAAGTTTCTCCGTTGTCCGGATATTACAAA ATCGTGTGCTACTTCACGAATTGGGCTTGGTATCGAAGAGGCGTGGGTCGTTATGTTCCTGAAAATATCGATCACACTCTGTGCACACATATCGTCTATGGGTTTGCAGTTTTGGATTACTCGGATCTGATCATTAAAGCCCACGATTCTTGGGCCGATTACGACAACC GATTTTACGAGCGCGTAGTCGCGTATAAGAAACGAGGGTTAAAAGTGTCCCTTGCTCTCGGTGGTTGGAACGATTCAGCTGGGGATAAGTATAGTCGTTTGGTGAACAGTCCCACGGCCAGGAAGAAATTTATCGCGCAAGCAGTccaatttctagaaaaatacGATTTCGATGGACTTGATTTAGATTGGGAATACCCAGTTTGCTGGCAA GTTGACTGCAAGAAAGGGCCGCCTTCGGACAAGCAAGGTTTCGCGGATTTACTGAAAGAGCTCAGCAACGAGCTAAGGCCTAGAGGTCTGTTACTTAGCTCCGCAGTTTCACCGAGCAAACAAGTGATCGACAAGGGTTACGACGTGCCCGCCCTCGCCAAATACTTGGACTGGATCGCAGTGATGACTTACGACTACCACGGTCAATGGGATAAAAAAACTGGCCACGTTGCGCCGCTCTACTACCATCCCAACGATGATTACTATTACTTCAATGCAAactattctattaattattggaTCGCCAAAGGAGCTCCCCGTAGAAAAATCGTTATgg GAATGCCACTGTACGGACAGTCGTTCTCCATAAACGACCCCAGCGCGGGTACAGGATTGAACGTAGCAGCTAGCGGTGGACAGGCAGGAGAATTTACTCGAGCTGCTGGATTCCTGTCCTATTACGAGATTTGCGATAGGATACGGAATCGTGGGTGGAACGTCGTTCAAGACTCGCAACGTAGAATGGGCCCTTATGCGCATAAAGGCAATCAATGGGTCAGCTTCGACGACGCCGAGATGATTCGAAGGAAAGCTGAGTACATCAGGAGTATGGGTCTTGGTGGTGGAATGGTATGGGCGTTGGATCTCGATGATTTCCGGGATCGCTGCGGCGAGGGGCCGCATCCTTTGATGCATACAATTCAAAAAGTATTAGCTAATCCACCGAATGAAGATGAGAAAC CTGAAAAACCATCGATCACAGTGGAGGATTTGGATCAAGATGCAGCGGTACCCACGGTAGCGCCCGCTACTGTTGAAACGCCTGTACCATCGTCGACTTCGACAGATCGGGTGCAATTTGAAAATGGTTTTAAAGTGGTTTGTTATTTTACGAATTGGGCCTGGTACCGTCAAGAAGGAGGGAAATTTTTACCGGAAGACGTGGATACTGATTTATGCACTCATGTTCTATACGGTTTCGCGGTACTTGATGGATCTCAGTTAAGGATAAAATCGCACGATCCATGGGCTGACATAGACAACA aattctaCGAAAGAATAGCAGCGTTGCAATCGAAGGGTATAAAGGTGTTGATGGCTATAGGGGGATGGAACGATTCTGCAGGTGACAAGTACAGCCGTCTGGTGAATTCGCCATCGGCCAGACAAAGATTCATAGAGAACGTGAtccaatttatcgaaaaatacaaGTTCGAAGGATTGGATCTAGATTGGGAATATCCAGTCTGTTGGCAG GTTGATTGCAACAAGGGTCCAGCATCGGATAAGGAAGGATTTGCCAGTCTAGTGAAAGAATtgagtgaaaaatttaaaccaaaaggattattattatccgcTGCCGTTTCTCCCAGCAAACGAGTTATCGACACGGGTTATGACGTGCCAACCTTGGCAAAATACTTGGATTGGATATCTGTAATGACTTACGATTATCATGGTCAGTGGGATAAAAAAACCGGTCATGTGGCGCCTCTGTATCACTTACCCAATGATTGGGAGCCGACATTTAACGCT AACTTCTCTATTCATTATTGGATAGAGAAAGGTGCTCCAGCGAGAAAACTTGTTATGGGAGCACCCTTGTACGgtcaatctttttctttagctGAGAGAACACAGAGAGGATTGAATGCCCCAACTTATGGCGGTGGTGAAGCCGGAGAAGCAACAAGAGCCAGAGGCTTCCTTTCCTATTACGAA ATTTGCGAAAGAACGTTGAAGAAAGGTTGGACCGTCGTTCAAGACAAGAAACGTCGTATCGGCCCGTATGCGTTTAAAGGTGACCAGTGGGTTAGTTTTGACGATGCCAGACAAATTAAACTGAAGGCAGAGTTTATAAAGGATCTTAATTTGGGCGGTGGCATGGTGTGGGCCCTTGATTTAGacgatttcaaaaatagatgCAACTGTGAACCTAGTCCACTTTTGAGAACCATGAACAGAGTTCTAAGAAATTATCCCAAAGGCCCATTGTGTCCAGTAACGAGTG aatttatgacAATCGATATCGGTGAAACCAGCGTGGAGTCAACGACTAGTGAGCAACCAAGTTGGGAAGCTACCACTTCTCATAGGCCAATGTACTTACCACCGACGACCGCAGATCCGTGCACCGACACTGACGACACTATCGAAATAGAAGCTGAACCACCATTAATAGGCACTTCGCCAGAAGATTGCGGTGGTCGTGTATTCGTCCCCCACAAAAAGGATTGCTCCAAATACTTCCTGTGCAATTTTGGAAAACTCACTGAACACTCTTGTCCTCCTGGTCTTTACTGGAACGAGAACCGTTGCGATTGGCCTGAGAACACAAAGTGTAAAAGCTCCCAACGTCAG tCCAATCAATTACTCCCATTAATCTTCGCTCCAGAAACGGACGAGAAGAAAGTAATTTGTTACGTAACAAAGTGGGGAAGAAAGCGATCTGGAGCAGGACAATTTCTACCCGAAGATATCGACCCGAATTTATGTACCCATATCGTTTTTGGCCCCGTCAAGGTGGATCCGGAACGACTAACCGTACAAAGTCCTCAGAGCAGCAGCCAAAAGGaattctttgataaaatagtagatattaaaaataaaaacgggCTGAAGATTTTGCTTAGTTTAGGAGGCTGGGAAGAATCAAAGAACAACAAGTATAGTAAATTGGCGCATAATCCGGTGGAACGACAGAGATTTGCACGTCATGTTTCTCTTTACATTCAGAATCATGGCTTCGATGGCCTTGATCTTCTTTGGGAGTATCCAGTATGCTGGCAG GTTGATTGTACTCGTGGTCCATTGAGCGACAGAGAAGCTTTTGCAGCTTTGCTTAAGGAACTGAGCATAGCCTTGAAATCTAAAGGATTGCTCCTCTCTACTGCAGTTTCTGCTAGTAAAGAAGTTATCGATGTAGCTTATGATGTTCCAGCATTAATCAAATACGTTGATTGGATGAACGTTATGAGTTACGATTATCATTCTAACTTGGAGAGTAAAACTGGCCACGTTGCGCCGCTTTATCATAACCCAAATGAACAAACCAAATACTTAAACGTGAACTTTTCCATAACTTATTGGTTGGAACAAGGTGTGCCATCGAATAAGCTCGTAATGGGTATACCAACGTACGGACAGAGTTTCACGTTATTGAGGAAATCGCAAAGAAACGAAACGCCAGGCTTTAACGTGAAAGTTTCTGGGCCTGGATATACAGGCGATTTTACCAAATCACCTGGCATGCTTGCTTATTACGAG ATATGCgataatgtgaaaaataaaaattggtcgGCTATTAAGGATCCGAAGAATTTGGTTGGACCATATGCTACGAGAAATGATCAATGGGTCAGTTATGAGGATATATCAAGTGTAACGCAAAAA GCAAAATTCATAAGAGATTTAAATCTTAGCGGTGCTCTGATTTGGTCCTTGGATTTggacgattttaaaaatcagtGTGGTTGTGGAAAGTATCCTTTAACAACAGCGCTTAGCCAAGGAATTAGAGGAGAACGAGAACTCAGAATGGATTGTACTTGA
- the LOC107995970 gene encoding solute carrier family 2, facilitated glucose transporter member 1 isoform X1 — translation MTCNSEVYVSDILDYKDSHAAVLTDVEQSHQSNPDNRDERLVPGGWTITLALAGVTCCLGSAVPTGFNIGVLNNAAYLVERFCNESIKERYSINVSENGLKIVWSAVVSIFLIGGATGSFLSSWVANKYGRKGALCVGHIFGIIGATMFFLVQKLNSIELLLAGRLIVGLSGGFATCLVPMYMTEIAPLRLRGAVGVICQLGISCGVFLGQIAGLNTVLGTENSWHYMLGAFVPLCIYALVITSIILPESPKYLYIIREQKQKALDELSRIRKMDIMLLQIEISDLQQEIETKTTAEPWTIKRILKDPNLKLPIFLVCIIQFGQQMSGINVVFYYSNSIFHDAGLGITGAQYATLGTGIANIAMALASVPVMSSLNRRGVLLSSIYLCFGCLILLCISTLLIHVSTYMPLICIIAVVAYVIFYGIGLGPIPYFIGSELFDVGPRPVAMALGSVFNWGGNFIVGMMFPTIENIIGAYTFLIFVGFLLFLGYIIRIYLPETRGKNTMDVAASISQGFNSRPNSIRGI, via the exons ATGACTTGTAATTCGGAAGTTTACGTCAGCGACATACTTGACTATAAAG atagtCATGCCGCTGTACTCACGGACGTCGAACAATCACATCAATCTAATCCAGATAATCGCGATGAAAGATTa gtaCCAGGAGGATGGACCATTACATTAGCTTTAGCAGGTGTTACCTGTTGTTTAGGATCAGCTGTACCAACAGGATTTAACATAGGAGTATTAAATAATGCAGCTTAT cTAGTGGAAAGGTTTTGTAATGAAAGTATTAAAGAGAGATATAGTATAAATGTATCTGAAAAtggtttaaaaatagtttggTCTGCTgttgtatcaatttttcttattggtGGAGCAACTGGTTCATTTTTATCTAGCTGGGTAGCAAATAAATATGGAAGGAAAGGAGCACTATGTGTTGGTCATATATTTGGCATTATAGGAGCTACAATGTTCTTTTTAGtacagaaattaaattcaattgaacTTCTTTTAGCAGGCCGATTAATTGTAG GTCTTTCTGGAGGTTTTGCCACATGTTTAGTTCCAATGTATATGACAGAAATTGCACCACTTAGATTAAGAGGTGCAGTTGGAGTTATTTGTCAATTAGGAATCTCATGTGGAGTATTTTTAGGTCAAATTGCAGGACTTAATACAGTTTTAGGAACTGAAAACTCTTGGCATTATATGCTAGGTGCATTTGTTccattatgtatatatgccCTTGTTATTACAAGCATTATTCTACCAGAAAGtcctaaatatttatatataatcaggGAACAAAAGCAAAAAGCTTTAGATG aacTTAGTAGGATACGCAAAATGGATATAATGCTGttacaaatagaaatttctgaTTTACAACaagaaatagaaacaaaaacaaCAGCTGAACCTTGGACAATCAAACGTATTTTGAAAGatccaaatttaaaacttcCTATATTTTTGGTTTGTATAATACAGTTTGGTCAACAAATGAGTGGTATAAacgttgtattttattattctaactcAATATTTCACGATGCTGGACTTGGCATCACCGGAGCACAATATGCTACTCTTGGAACTGGTATAGCTAATATTGCTATGGCTCTTGCTTCAGTACCAGTGATGTCATCTTTAAATAGGAGAGGTGTTTTACTTAGCAGTATTTATTTGTGTTTTGGATGTTTGATACTTTTATGTATTTCTACATTATTAATT caTGTATCAACTTATATGCCATTAATATGTATCATAGCCGTAGTGgcttatgtaatattttatggaattgGTCTTGGTCCAATACCATATTTCATTGGATCTGAATTATTCGATGTTGGTCCCAGACCAGTAGCTATGGCGCTTGGTAGTGTTTTCAATTGGGGTGGAAATTTTATAGTAGGCATGATGTTTCcaacaatagaaaatattataggagcatatacttttttaatctttgtcggatttcttttattcttaggATACATTATCAG aatatactTACCTGAGACTAGAGGAAAGAATACAATGGATGTGGCAGCATCAATAAGTCAAGGATTTAATTCCAGACCAAATTCTATACGtggcatttaa
- the LOC107995970 gene encoding solute carrier family 2, facilitated glucose transporter member 1 isoform X2 — MALDSHAAVLTDVEQSHQSNPDNRDERLVPGGWTITLALAGVTCCLGSAVPTGFNIGVLNNAAYLVERFCNESIKERYSINVSENGLKIVWSAVVSIFLIGGATGSFLSSWVANKYGRKGALCVGHIFGIIGATMFFLVQKLNSIELLLAGRLIVGLSGGFATCLVPMYMTEIAPLRLRGAVGVICQLGISCGVFLGQIAGLNTVLGTENSWHYMLGAFVPLCIYALVITSIILPESPKYLYIIREQKQKALDELSRIRKMDIMLLQIEISDLQQEIETKTTAEPWTIKRILKDPNLKLPIFLVCIIQFGQQMSGINVVFYYSNSIFHDAGLGITGAQYATLGTGIANIAMALASVPVMSSLNRRGVLLSSIYLCFGCLILLCISTLLIHVSTYMPLICIIAVVAYVIFYGIGLGPIPYFIGSELFDVGPRPVAMALGSVFNWGGNFIVGMMFPTIENIIGAYTFLIFVGFLLFLGYIIRIYLPETRGKNTMDVAASISQGFNSRPNSIRGI, encoded by the exons ATGGCATTAG atagtCATGCCGCTGTACTCACGGACGTCGAACAATCACATCAATCTAATCCAGATAATCGCGATGAAAGATTa gtaCCAGGAGGATGGACCATTACATTAGCTTTAGCAGGTGTTACCTGTTGTTTAGGATCAGCTGTACCAACAGGATTTAACATAGGAGTATTAAATAATGCAGCTTAT cTAGTGGAAAGGTTTTGTAATGAAAGTATTAAAGAGAGATATAGTATAAATGTATCTGAAAAtggtttaaaaatagtttggTCTGCTgttgtatcaatttttcttattggtGGAGCAACTGGTTCATTTTTATCTAGCTGGGTAGCAAATAAATATGGAAGGAAAGGAGCACTATGTGTTGGTCATATATTTGGCATTATAGGAGCTACAATGTTCTTTTTAGtacagaaattaaattcaattgaacTTCTTTTAGCAGGCCGATTAATTGTAG GTCTTTCTGGAGGTTTTGCCACATGTTTAGTTCCAATGTATATGACAGAAATTGCACCACTTAGATTAAGAGGTGCAGTTGGAGTTATTTGTCAATTAGGAATCTCATGTGGAGTATTTTTAGGTCAAATTGCAGGACTTAATACAGTTTTAGGAACTGAAAACTCTTGGCATTATATGCTAGGTGCATTTGTTccattatgtatatatgccCTTGTTATTACAAGCATTATTCTACCAGAAAGtcctaaatatttatatataatcaggGAACAAAAGCAAAAAGCTTTAGATG aacTTAGTAGGATACGCAAAATGGATATAATGCTGttacaaatagaaatttctgaTTTACAACaagaaatagaaacaaaaacaaCAGCTGAACCTTGGACAATCAAACGTATTTTGAAAGatccaaatttaaaacttcCTATATTTTTGGTTTGTATAATACAGTTTGGTCAACAAATGAGTGGTATAAacgttgtattttattattctaactcAATATTTCACGATGCTGGACTTGGCATCACCGGAGCACAATATGCTACTCTTGGAACTGGTATAGCTAATATTGCTATGGCTCTTGCTTCAGTACCAGTGATGTCATCTTTAAATAGGAGAGGTGTTTTACTTAGCAGTATTTATTTGTGTTTTGGATGTTTGATACTTTTATGTATTTCTACATTATTAATT caTGTATCAACTTATATGCCATTAATATGTATCATAGCCGTAGTGgcttatgtaatattttatggaattgGTCTTGGTCCAATACCATATTTCATTGGATCTGAATTATTCGATGTTGGTCCCAGACCAGTAGCTATGGCGCTTGGTAGTGTTTTCAATTGGGGTGGAAATTTTATAGTAGGCATGATGTTTCcaacaatagaaaatattataggagcatatacttttttaatctttgtcggatttcttttattcttaggATACATTATCAG aatatactTACCTGAGACTAGAGGAAAGAATACAATGGATGTGGCAGCATCAATAAGTCAAGGATTTAATTCCAGACCAAATTCTATACGtggcatttaa